A window of Auraticoccus monumenti contains these coding sequences:
- a CDS encoding helix-turn-helix domain-containing protein, whose protein sequence is MTDATRVTAAASSPDPHEGLAAVAALRVLQESLEELQVANARRLGWSWQQIAAVLQVSKQAVHRKYRRLER, encoded by the coding sequence ATGACCGATGCGACACGAGTGACGGCGGCGGCCTCGAGCCCCGACCCGCACGAGGGGTTGGCCGCGGTGGCCGCGCTGAGGGTCCTCCAGGAGTCGCTGGAGGAGCTGCAGGTGGCCAACGCGCGACGGCTGGGCTGGTCCTGGCAGCAGATCGCGGCGGTGCTCCAGGTGAGCAAGCAGGCCGTGCACCGCAAGTACCGACGACTGGAACGGTGA
- a CDS encoding winged helix-turn-helix domain-containing protein — protein MTTSEHPRHRLDEVVHAPVRFSILAFLAGVDRAKFALVRDTVEVSDSTLSKQATILESAGYLEILKGHVGKRPRTWFRLTPEGRTAFAAHVAALRELAGG, from the coding sequence GTGACCACGTCCGAGCACCCCAGGCACCGGCTCGACGAGGTGGTGCACGCGCCCGTGCGCTTCTCGATCCTGGCCTTCCTGGCCGGGGTGGACCGGGCCAAGTTCGCCCTGGTCCGCGACACCGTCGAGGTGTCGGACTCCACCCTGTCCAAGCAGGCCACGATCCTGGAGTCCGCCGGCTACCTCGAGATCCTGAAGGGCCACGTGGGGAAGCGTCCCCGCACCTGGTTCCGGCTCACCCCCGAGGGCCGGACGGCCTTCGCCGCCCACGTCGCGGCTCTGCGGGAGCTCGCCGGGGGTTGA
- a CDS encoding SDR family oxidoreductase, whose protein sequence is MSMQDKVALVTGAGSGIGRASARLLAREGAAVALVGRTAEELEEAAAEIEGDGGRAITLLADVSDEEALVAAVEGTVQELGRLDVVVANAGVNGTWAGIEELTAEDFRSTLDINLTGTFLTIKHAVPHLKRQGGSVVVVSSVNGTRMFSNSGASAYASSKAGQVALTKMLAVELGPKGIRLNVVCPGAIETEISDNTEAANEDVMIPVEFPRGQIPLTGGEPGSAEQVAQLVLFLASDASSHISGTEVWVDGAQSLLQG, encoded by the coding sequence ATGAGCATGCAGGACAAGGTGGCCCTGGTGACCGGTGCGGGCTCCGGGATCGGCCGGGCCTCGGCGCGGCTGCTGGCCCGCGAGGGAGCGGCGGTGGCCCTGGTGGGTCGCACCGCGGAGGAGCTCGAGGAGGCGGCGGCCGAGATCGAGGGGGACGGCGGGCGCGCCATCACCCTGCTGGCCGACGTCAGCGACGAGGAGGCCCTGGTCGCCGCCGTGGAGGGGACGGTCCAGGAGCTGGGTCGGCTCGACGTCGTGGTGGCCAACGCGGGGGTGAACGGGACCTGGGCCGGGATCGAGGAGCTCACGGCGGAGGACTTCCGCAGCACCCTGGACATCAACCTCACGGGGACCTTCCTCACCATCAAGCACGCGGTACCGCACCTGAAGCGGCAGGGCGGCTCGGTGGTGGTGGTCTCCTCCGTGAACGGCACCCGGATGTTCTCCAACTCCGGCGCCTCGGCCTACGCGAGCAGCAAGGCCGGGCAGGTGGCGCTGACCAAGATGCTGGCCGTCGAGCTCGGGCCGAAGGGGATCCGCCTCAACGTGGTCTGCCCCGGCGCGATCGAGACCGAGATCTCCGACAACACCGAGGCGGCCAACGAGGACGTCATGATCCCCGTCGAGTTCCCGCGGGGGCAGATCCCGCTGACCGGCGGCGAGCCGGGGTCGGCGGAGCAGGTGGCCCAGCTGGTGCTGTTCCTGGCCTCCGACGCCTCGAGCCACATCAGCGGCACCGAGGTGTGGGTGGACGGGGCCCAGTCCCTGCTGCAGGGCTGA
- a CDS encoding Gfo/Idh/MocA family protein produces the protein MTESVLDAVPDPREAPPVRWGVVAPGGIGRTFVRAVQQHTRSEVVAVGSRSADRAADFAREHGVARSHGSYAELVADDEVEAVYVASPHSEHAEQALMALEAGKHVLVEKAFTRNLAEAERVLAVAEERGLFAMEAMWTRHLPHVAAIHRLLADGAIGEVISVTAQHGQAFPLDPGHRMYDPALAGGALLDLGVYPVSFVLDVLGAPSSVSASGSLTETGVDGQVALTLGYPGRAQGVAHTTLWSRTPNAACISGTTGRIEVERTFFTPTTVTVVPHEGEPRELDGRIEGGFQFQVAEAARRIAAGERESPRMSWQHTRDVMGVLDEARRQVGVRYPGE, from the coding sequence ATGACCGAGTCCGTCCTGGACGCCGTGCCGGACCCCCGCGAAGCACCCCCGGTGCGGTGGGGGGTGGTGGCCCCGGGTGGCATCGGGCGCACCTTCGTCCGCGCCGTCCAGCAGCACACCCGCTCGGAGGTGGTGGCGGTCGGCTCCCGCAGCGCCGATCGGGCCGCCGACTTCGCCCGGGAGCACGGGGTGGCCCGCAGCCACGGCAGCTACGCCGAGCTGGTGGCCGACGACGAGGTCGAGGCGGTCTACGTCGCCTCCCCCCACTCCGAGCACGCCGAGCAGGCGCTGATGGCCCTCGAGGCCGGCAAGCACGTGCTGGTCGAGAAGGCCTTCACCCGCAACCTGGCCGAGGCCGAGCGGGTGCTGGCCGTCGCCGAGGAGCGGGGTCTGTTCGCCATGGAGGCCATGTGGACCCGGCACCTGCCGCACGTGGCCGCCATCCACCGGCTGCTGGCCGACGGGGCGATCGGGGAGGTCATCTCGGTCACCGCGCAGCACGGGCAGGCCTTCCCGCTCGACCCCGGTCACCGGATGTACGACCCGGCGCTGGCCGGCGGCGCGCTGCTCGACCTCGGGGTCTACCCGGTGTCCTTCGTCCTCGACGTCCTGGGGGCACCGTCCTCGGTGTCGGCCTCGGGCTCGCTGACCGAGACCGGGGTGGACGGCCAGGTCGCGCTGACCCTCGGCTACCCCGGTCGCGCCCAGGGGGTGGCCCACACCACGCTGTGGTCGCGGACGCCCAACGCGGCGTGCATCAGCGGGACCACCGGGCGGATCGAGGTGGAGCGCACCTTCTTCACGCCGACCACCGTCACCGTGGTGCCGCACGAGGGCGAGCCCCGCGAGCTGGACGGCAGGATCGAGGGCGGGTTCCAGTTCCAGGTGGCTGAGGCGGCCCGCCGCATCGCCGCCGGTGAGCGGGAGAGCCCACGGATGAGCTGGCAGCACACCCGCGACGTGATGGGCGTGCTCGACGAGGCCCGGCGCCAGGTGGGCGTGCGCTACCCCGGGGAGTGA
- the pta gene encoding phosphate acetyltransferase, protein MTRSVYIASPEGVTGKSTVALGLLDQLVREVGSVAVLRPLVHGDQRDTIIDLLLDQPGMEQHYEEALGVSYADAHADPDEALSRIVHTHGELAERYRAVLVLGSDYTDVSTPTELALNARIASNLGAQVVLVVSGVDRGPEDVVVTAEQARAAFTAAHAQVTVVVANRVAPERLEATRELLLERLPGLTTAALPESRVLSAPSVRRQLEAARATVLRGNDSWLDRESLDVLVAGMTLPNVLTRLRPEMTVIAASDRPEVLAGLVLAHRSGTFPPLAGIILVGGYEVPESIMRLLEGVDSDLPIAVTDLGTFATADRLSRLHGPMIVGSTRKVEAARTLWADHVDSAAMSGVLDLPPTTVRTPLMFEYQLLERARSDRRHIVLPESGDERVLEAAAILLRRGVADLTLLGEENDVRARASALGFDLDAARVVSTRDPELLERFAAEYARLRAHKGVTPEQARERLVDGSYFGTMMVQLGLADGMVSGAVNTTAHTIRPALEFVKTRPGVRSVSSVFLMCLADRVLAYGDCAVIPEPTAEQLADIAVSSADTARAFDIEPRVAMLSYSTGSSGSGAEVEKVREATALVRERAPELPLEGPIQYDAAIDPSVARTKLPDSLVAGRATVFVFPDLNTGNNTYKAVQRSAGAVAVGPVLQGLNKPVNDLSRGATVDDIVNTVAITCVQAQTL, encoded by the coding sequence GTGACCCGCAGCGTGTACATCGCCTCGCCCGAGGGGGTGACCGGGAAGTCGACGGTCGCCCTCGGCCTGCTCGACCAGCTGGTGCGGGAGGTGGGCTCGGTGGCGGTGCTGAGGCCCCTCGTGCACGGCGACCAGCGCGACACCATCATCGACCTGCTGCTGGACCAGCCGGGGATGGAGCAGCACTACGAGGAGGCCCTCGGCGTCAGCTACGCCGACGCCCACGCCGACCCCGACGAGGCGCTGAGCCGGATCGTGCACACCCACGGCGAGCTGGCCGAGCGCTACCGCGCGGTGCTCGTCCTCGGCTCGGACTACACCGACGTCTCCACCCCCACCGAGCTCGCCCTCAACGCCCGGATCGCCTCCAACCTCGGCGCCCAGGTGGTGCTGGTGGTCAGCGGCGTCGACCGCGGCCCGGAGGACGTCGTGGTCACCGCCGAGCAGGCCCGGGCCGCCTTCACCGCGGCCCACGCCCAGGTCACCGTGGTGGTCGCCAACCGCGTCGCACCGGAGCGGCTGGAGGCCACCCGCGAGCTGCTGCTGGAGCGCCTGCCCGGGCTGACCACCGCTGCCCTGCCGGAGAGCCGGGTGCTGTCCGCGCCGTCGGTGCGGCGCCAGCTCGAGGCCGCCAGGGCCACCGTGCTGCGCGGCAACGACAGCTGGCTGGACCGGGAGTCCCTCGACGTCCTGGTCGCCGGGATGACGCTGCCCAACGTGCTGACCCGGCTCCGGCCGGAGATGACGGTGATCGCGGCCTCGGACCGCCCCGAGGTGCTGGCCGGGCTGGTGCTGGCCCACCGCTCGGGCACCTTCCCGCCGCTGGCCGGGATCATCCTGGTGGGTGGGTACGAGGTGCCGGAGTCGATCATGCGGCTGCTCGAGGGCGTGGACTCCGACCTGCCGATCGCGGTCACCGACCTCGGCACCTTCGCCACCGCGGACCGGCTGTCGCGGCTGCACGGGCCGATGATCGTCGGCTCCACCCGCAAGGTGGAGGCCGCCCGGACGCTGTGGGCCGACCACGTCGACTCCGCCGCCATGTCCGGGGTCCTGGACCTGCCGCCCACGACGGTGCGGACCCCGCTGATGTTCGAGTACCAGCTGCTGGAGCGGGCCCGCTCGGACCGGCGCCACATCGTGCTGCCGGAGTCCGGGGACGAGCGGGTGCTGGAGGCGGCGGCCATCCTGCTGCGCCGCGGCGTCGCCGACCTGACCCTGCTCGGGGAGGAGAACGACGTCCGCGCCCGGGCCTCCGCCCTCGGCTTCGACCTCGACGCCGCGCGGGTGGTCTCCACCCGGGACCCCGAGCTGCTCGAGCGCTTCGCGGCCGAGTACGCCCGGCTCCGCGCCCACAAGGGCGTCACCCCGGAGCAGGCCCGGGAGCGGCTGGTCGACGGGTCCTACTTCGGCACCATGATGGTGCAGCTGGGGCTGGCGGACGGCATGGTCTCCGGCGCGGTCAACACCACCGCGCACACGATCCGGCCGGCGCTGGAGTTCGTGAAGACCCGGCCGGGGGTGCGCAGCGTCTCCAGCGTCTTCCTGATGTGCCTGGCGGACCGGGTGCTGGCCTACGGCGACTGCGCGGTGATCCCCGAGCCGACCGCCGAGCAGCTGGCCGACATCGCGGTCTCCTCCGCCGACACCGCCCGCGCCTTCGACATCGAGCCGCGGGTGGCGATGCTGTCCTACTCCACCGGCAGCAGCGGGTCCGGCGCGGAGGTGGAGAAGGTGCGGGAGGCCACGGCCCTGGTGCGCGAGCGCGCCCCGGAGCTGCCGCTGGAGGGGCCGATCCAGTACGACGCCGCCATCGACCCCTCGGTGGCCCGGACGAAGCTGCCGGACTCCCTGGTGGCGGGCCGGGCCACGGTGTTCGTCTTCCCCGACCTGAACACCGGCAACAACACCTACAAGGCGGTGCAGCGCAGCGCCGGCGCAGTAGCCGTCGGGCCGGTGCTGCAGGGGCTCAACAAGCCGGTCAACGACCTCTCCCGCGGCGCCACGGTCGACGACATCGTGAACACCGTGGCCATCACCTGCGTGCAGGCCCAGACCCTCTGA
- a CDS encoding acetate/propionate family kinase: MRSVLVLNSGSSSLKYQLVDADSEEVLAEGGVQRIGESGATSSHSSGGRRTDGDGRPVADHAEALALVVSAFAEHGPHLDDVDLVAVGHRVVHGGDRSEPTVITDEVLAEIEDLQVLAPLHNRAAATGIRAARELRPDLPHVAVFDTAFFASLPAAASTYAIDAEVAARHRIRRYGFHGTSHAWVSARGAELVGRPLSELRQIVLHLGNGASASAVDGGRPVDTSMGLTPLEGLVMGTRSGDLDPAVVLTLARAGWSTEDLDALLNKRSGLLGLSGVNDFRALMERVDAGDEAARLALDVYVHRLVRYVGGYHALLGGAELLTFTAGVGENAPRLRAAVVQRLRPLGFVLDEEANGADRRDARTISTPDSPVTVAVVPTNEELAIARQALEAVG; the protein is encoded by the coding sequence ATGCGCAGCGTCCTCGTGCTCAACAGCGGCTCCTCCTCGCTGAAGTACCAGCTGGTCGACGCCGACTCCGAGGAGGTGCTGGCTGAGGGGGGTGTGCAGCGCATCGGTGAGAGCGGCGCGACCTCCAGCCACTCCTCCGGCGGCCGGCGCACCGACGGCGACGGCCGACCGGTGGCCGACCACGCCGAGGCCCTGGCCCTGGTGGTGTCGGCCTTCGCCGAGCACGGGCCGCACCTGGACGACGTCGACCTGGTGGCCGTGGGGCACCGGGTGGTGCACGGCGGGGACCGCAGCGAGCCGACCGTGATCACCGACGAGGTGCTGGCCGAGATCGAGGACCTGCAGGTGCTCGCCCCGCTGCACAACCGGGCGGCGGCGACGGGCATCCGCGCGGCCCGCGAGCTGCGTCCCGACCTCCCGCACGTGGCCGTCTTCGACACCGCCTTCTTCGCCTCCCTCCCCGCCGCCGCGAGCACCTACGCCATCGACGCCGAGGTGGCCGCCCGGCACCGGATCCGCCGCTACGGGTTCCACGGCACCAGCCACGCCTGGGTCTCGGCCCGCGGCGCTGAGCTGGTCGGCCGGCCGTTGTCGGAGCTGCGCCAGATCGTGCTGCACCTGGGCAACGGGGCCTCGGCCTCGGCCGTCGACGGCGGCCGCCCGGTGGACACCTCGATGGGGCTGACCCCGCTGGAGGGGCTGGTGATGGGCACCCGCAGCGGCGACCTCGACCCGGCCGTGGTGCTGACGCTGGCCCGCGCCGGCTGGAGCACCGAGGACCTGGACGCCCTGCTCAACAAGCGCTCCGGGCTGCTCGGGCTCAGCGGGGTCAACGACTTCCGCGCCCTGATGGAGCGGGTGGACGCCGGCGACGAGGCCGCCCGGCTCGCCCTCGACGTCTACGTGCACCGGCTCGTCCGCTACGTCGGCGGCTACCACGCCCTGCTCGGTGGGGCCGAGCTGCTGACCTTCACCGCCGGGGTGGGTGAGAACGCCCCCCGGCTGCGGGCGGCGGTGGTGCAGCGGCTGCGCCCGCTCGGCTTCGTCCTGGACGAGGAGGCCAACGGCGCCGACCGCCGGGACGCCCGCACCATCTCGACCCCGGACTCCCCCGTCACGGTGGCCGTGGTGCCCACCAACGAGGAGCTGGCCATCGCGCGGCAGGCGCTGGAGGCGGTCGGCTGA
- a CDS encoding TetR/AcrR family transcriptional regulator, whose protein sequence is MGAERGYHHGDLRNALLAATTELVRERGARGFSVSEAARRVGVSSSAPYRHFADRGAMLAAAAVRGFTELEERFARLPAADALTDLAGQLATEYLSFARQDPARFEVMFAHGVDKTEHEDLLRQATGVQERFEAALSPYLAQADTTRRAAELWALAHGVATLAVGGSVQHVLPDEHISELADSTARAWARGVVGDR, encoded by the coding sequence GTGGGTGCTGAGCGTGGCTACCACCACGGCGACCTGCGCAACGCGCTGCTGGCGGCGACGACGGAGCTGGTGCGCGAGCGCGGCGCCCGTGGCTTCAGCGTGTCCGAGGCCGCCCGCCGCGTGGGGGTCTCCTCCTCCGCCCCCTACCGGCACTTCGCCGACCGCGGGGCGATGCTCGCCGCCGCGGCGGTCCGGGGATTCACCGAGCTCGAGGAGCGGTTCGCACGGCTGCCCGCTGCGGACGCCCTCACCGACCTGGCGGGGCAGCTCGCCACCGAGTACCTGAGCTTCGCCCGTCAGGACCCCGCCCGCTTCGAGGTGATGTTCGCCCACGGGGTCGACAAGACGGAGCACGAGGACCTCCTCCGGCAGGCGACAGGGGTCCAGGAGCGGTTCGAGGCCGCGTTGAGCCCGTACCTTGCGCAGGCCGACACCACCCGACGGGCCGCTGAGCTGTGGGCGCTGGCCCACGGTGTGGCCACCCTCGCCGTCGGGGGGAGCGTGCAGCACGTCCTCCCCGACGAGCACATCAGCGAGCTCGCCGACTCCACCGCGCGGGCCTGGGCCCGCGGGGTCGTCGGGGACCGGTAG
- a CDS encoding Clp protease N-terminal domain-containing protein has product MFERFSAGAKQVVVLAQEDARGRGQSTVRSENLLVCLAEAVHGPDTAAAELLTALGMGAVDVRAAVDRLPGAAGPAPDGDRLARLGIDLDEVRTRVEESFGPGALERTAAAQRKALTGHIPFDAGARQSLEHSLREALELGDRRLGTEHVLLGVARAEGGAGHHLLAAAGITSERLRAEVRRRRLAAG; this is encoded by the coding sequence ATGTTCGAGAGGTTCAGCGCAGGTGCGAAGCAGGTCGTGGTGCTCGCCCAGGAGGACGCCCGCGGTCGCGGCCAGTCCACGGTCCGCAGCGAGAACCTGCTGGTCTGCCTGGCCGAGGCGGTCCACGGGCCCGACACGGCAGCGGCGGAGCTGCTGACCGCCCTGGGGATGGGGGCCGTCGACGTCCGGGCGGCGGTGGACCGGCTGCCCGGCGCGGCTGGTCCGGCGCCCGACGGTGACCGGCTGGCCCGGCTGGGGATCGACCTCGACGAGGTCCGCACCCGGGTGGAGGAGTCGTTCGGCCCGGGGGCGCTGGAGCGGACCGCCGCCGCCCAGCGCAAGGCGCTCACCGGCCACATCCCCTTCGACGCGGGGGCGAGGCAGAGCCTGGAGCACTCCCTGCGGGAGGCGCTGGAGCTGGGGGACCGCCGGTTGGGCACGGAGCACGTGCTGCTCGGGGTGGCCCGGGCCGAGGGCGGGGCTGGCCACCACCTGCTGGCCGCGGCGGGGATCACCTCCGAGCGGCTGCGGGCCGAGGTGCGACGCCGGCGCCTGGCCGCCGGCTGA
- the murQ gene encoding N-acetylmuramic acid 6-phosphate etherase: MAPDITSLTTETVDESLADLDTRPVGELAALMNQRDQEVPRAVEAALPQITAAIEAVVERMARGGRLVYVGAGTPGRLGVLDASECVPTFNTPPGLVTGLIAGGPTALTTAVEGAEDSAELGREDVAGLGVGPDDAVVGIASSGRTPYVLGAVEAARAAGALTVGLSNNAGSALSAAVDRPIEVVVGPELVTGSTRLKSGTSQKLVLNMISTITMVRLGKTYGNLMVDVRASNEKLVARATGIVQRIADVDAGTAAAALTESDLSVKDAVVRLRLGVSAEEARTRLDAAGGRLREALGEA; this comes from the coding sequence ATGGCCCCTGACATCACGTCCCTGACCACCGAGACCGTCGACGAGTCGCTGGCCGACCTCGACACCCGTCCGGTGGGCGAGCTCGCCGCCCTGATGAACCAGCGCGACCAGGAGGTGCCCCGGGCCGTCGAGGCGGCCCTGCCCCAGATCACCGCGGCCATCGAGGCCGTGGTCGAGCGGATGGCCCGCGGCGGGCGGCTGGTCTACGTCGGCGCCGGGACGCCCGGGCGGCTCGGGGTGCTGGACGCCTCGGAGTGCGTCCCCACCTTCAACACCCCGCCCGGGCTGGTCACCGGTCTGATCGCCGGCGGGCCGACCGCGCTGACCACCGCGGTGGAGGGCGCCGAGGACTCCGCCGAGCTCGGCCGCGAGGACGTCGCAGGGCTCGGGGTCGGCCCGGACGACGCGGTGGTGGGCATCGCCTCCAGCGGCCGCACCCCCTACGTGCTGGGCGCCGTGGAGGCCGCCCGCGCGGCCGGCGCGCTGACGGTCGGGCTCTCCAACAACGCCGGCTCGGCGCTCTCGGCGGCGGTCGACCGACCGATCGAGGTGGTGGTGGGCCCGGAGCTGGTGACCGGCTCCACCCGGCTCAAGTCCGGCACCTCGCAGAAGCTGGTGCTCAACATGATCTCCACCATCACGATGGTCCGGCTCGGCAAGACCTACGGGAACCTGATGGTCGACGTCCGGGCGTCCAACGAGAAGCTGGTGGCCCGGGCCACCGGGATCGTGCAGCGCATCGCCGACGTGGACGCCGGGACGGCCGCCGCGGCCCTGACCGAGAGCGACCTCTCGGTCAAGGACGCCGTGGTCCGGCTCCGGCTGGGGGTCTCCGCCGAGGAGGCGCGCACACGACTGGACGCCGCGGGCGGACGCCTCCGCGAGGCCCTCGGCGAGGCCTGA
- a CDS encoding SDR family NAD(P)-dependent oxidoreductase has protein sequence MRYAGTTALVTGASSGIGAEFARRLARRGADVVVVARRADVLDTLAATIRSETGRQVRVVAADLSEDRAGYRLAGHLAEAGVRVGTVINCAGTGLTKDFVDSSQQEISRQLRVNAEATVDVSHAFLPQLLESGEGALVNVASLTGYLPVPGMAVYAASKAFVIRFTEALAHELRGSRLTVLALSPGPTATEFYRASGTPTTGVRFQTPAEVVTTAFQALGRRNPPLSVISGTRNRWLGRVATSLPTRTLLHLTAPRPAAS, from the coding sequence ATGCGCTACGCAGGAACCACGGCTCTGGTCACGGGGGCGAGCTCCGGCATCGGCGCGGAGTTCGCCCGGCGTCTCGCGCGCCGCGGCGCCGACGTCGTCGTGGTGGCCCGCCGGGCTGACGTGCTCGACACGCTCGCTGCCACCATCCGCTCCGAGACGGGACGGCAGGTCCGTGTGGTCGCGGCCGACCTGTCCGAGGACCGTGCCGGGTACCGGCTGGCCGGACACCTCGCCGAGGCCGGGGTCAGGGTCGGCACCGTCATCAACTGCGCCGGGACCGGTCTGACCAAGGACTTCGTGGACAGCAGCCAGCAGGAGATCAGCCGGCAGCTGCGCGTCAACGCCGAGGCGACCGTCGACGTCTCGCACGCGTTCCTCCCGCAGCTGCTCGAGTCCGGTGAGGGCGCGCTCGTCAACGTCGCCAGCCTCACCGGCTACCTCCCGGTTCCGGGGATGGCGGTGTACGCGGCATCGAAGGCGTTCGTCATCCGGTTCACCGAGGCACTCGCCCACGAGCTGCGCGGGAGCCGGCTGACCGTCCTGGCCCTCTCCCCGGGGCCCACCGCGACGGAGTTCTACCGCGCCTCGGGCACCCCCACCACCGGGGTGCGCTTCCAGACCCCGGCCGAGGTCGTGACGACCGCGTTCCAGGCGCTAGGACGCAGGAACCCACCGCTGAGCGTCATCTCCGGGACCAGGAACCGCTGGCTCGGGCGGGTGGCCACGTCGCTACCCACCCGCACCCTGCTGCACCTCACGGCACCACGGCCCGCCGCGTCCTGA
- a CDS encoding SDR family NAD(P)-dependent oxidoreductase, with protein sequence MTTALVTGATAGIGATFARHLASRGHDLVLVARDEERLRVSAAELSRVYGVEVEVLRADLSDVEQTRAVAARAEDADRPVDLVINNAGFGLHSPLLDPDTSTHERALDVMCRAVLLIGGAAGRAMSARGSGSIINVSSTAGWVTLGHYSAIKAWVTAYTEGLAVELRGTGVTATALAPGWVHTEFHERAGIRAGKIPEIAWVDVDRLVGECLDDAARGKVISIPTRRWKVAIQVARHTPRRTIRWVSSALSSSRRPH encoded by the coding sequence ATGACGACTGCGCTGGTGACCGGGGCGACGGCGGGGATCGGGGCCACGTTCGCCCGCCACCTGGCCTCCCGCGGGCACGACCTGGTCCTGGTGGCCCGCGACGAGGAGCGGCTGCGGGTCTCGGCCGCCGAGCTCTCCCGGGTCTACGGGGTCGAGGTCGAGGTGCTCCGTGCCGACCTGTCCGACGTGGAGCAGACCCGGGCCGTGGCCGCCCGCGCCGAGGACGCCGACCGGCCAGTTGATCTCGTGATCAACAACGCCGGGTTCGGGCTGCACAGCCCGCTGCTGGACCCCGACACCAGCACCCACGAGCGCGCACTGGACGTGATGTGCCGGGCGGTGCTGCTCATCGGCGGCGCCGCGGGCCGCGCCATGAGCGCCCGCGGCAGCGGTTCGATCATCAACGTCTCCAGCACCGCCGGGTGGGTCACCCTCGGCCACTACTCGGCCATCAAGGCCTGGGTCACCGCCTACACCGAGGGGCTGGCGGTGGAGCTCCGGGGCACCGGGGTCACGGCGACGGCGCTCGCGCCGGGCTGGGTGCACACCGAGTTCCACGAGCGGGCCGGCATCCGCGCCGGGAAGATCCCCGAGATCGCCTGGGTGGACGTGGACCGGCTGGTCGGCGAGTGCCTGGACGACGCCGCCCGCGGCAAGGTGATCAGCATCCCCACCCGACGCTGGAAGGTGGCCATCCAGGTGGCCCGCCACACCCCGCGCCGCACCATCCGCTGGGTGTCGTCGGCGCTCAGCTCCTCCCGACGCCCGCACTGA